From Paenibacillus sp. PvR098:
TTAGATGGTGTATCGACGGAAAACCTGTCGGATAACGGACTTGCCGAGCTTAGAAATCGCAAGATCGGGTTTATTTTTCAACAGTTCAATTTACTTCCGAGGCTGACCGCCCTTGAAAATGTGGAACTGCCCATGATTTATGCAGGTATGGGGGTAAAAGTCAGGAAAGAAAGAGCCCAGACGATGCTGGTAGCTCTCGGAATGGGGCAGCGCGGTCACCATAAACCGAGCGAGCTTTCGGGAGGACAGCAGCAGCGGGTAGCCATTGCCAGAGCGCTGGCTATCTCCCCATCGTTGATTCTGGCCGATGAGCCTACAGGCGCGCTCGATTCAAAGACAGGCATTGAGGTGCTTGAACTGATTACAAAGCTTAACGAAGAAGGCAATACCATCGTATTGATCACCCATGACAATCATATCGCGGATAACGCCAAGCGGGTGGTTACTTTGCGGGATGGAGAAATCATTAGAGACGTACGGAATGCTCCTATGCCTGTATCGTCACAGGAGGCGGCGGGATGAGACCTTGGGAATTGGTTCGAATGGCGCTCGCAACGGTACGGGCCAACCCGCTTCGTACCGTGCTGACCATGCTGGGAGTCATTATTGGAGTCGCCTCGGTTCTTACGCTGGTCTCGATTGGCCGGGGATCCTCGGAGGCTATCGCTAAGCAATATGAGAGTCTGGGAACGAATCTGCTCGTGGTTAATTTGATGGGCAATGGGCGGGCGACGCAGCTGAATTACGACGAACTGATGGAGATGGAAAGTCTGCCCGGGTTTAAGGCGATTGCCCCGACCATGACGAAGAACAATTCGAATGTCAAATATGATCGTGAAACGGAAACGTATAACGTGATCGGCACGAATGATCGCTATTTGGAAATGCAGCAGGGAGAGGTGGCCGGCGGACGATTTCTTGCCCAAGCGGATATTGACTTTCGGAATCATGTGGCTGTG
This genomic window contains:
- a CDS encoding ABC transporter ATP-binding protein, with the translated sequence MNIIELNQITKSYTRGEEQLHILKGISLHIAEGDFVAIIGPSGSGKSTLMNTIGLLDSPTSGTYTLDGVSTENLSDNGLAELRNRKIGFIFQQFNLLPRLTALENVELPMIYAGMGVKVRKERAQTMLVALGMGQRGHHKPSELSGGQQQRVAIARALAISPSLILADEPTGALDSKTGIEVLELITKLNEEGNTIVLITHDNHIADNAKRVVTLRDGEIIRDVRNAPMPVSSQEAAG